The window GCAAGTTCTCAAAGCGTAAACCTAGACGAGTACTTTTAAGCCGAGCTAAAAAGTCATATAAAGGTTGAGGTTGTTGATCTAATTGGAATAAACGTTTTTCGTAGTTTTGATACAACATTTGCCAAGTCGCATTATCATGCAAGCAAAAATAATTTTTTATGATTAACTCATCGGGGATGACAGATAAAATATTTGGACTTGCGATAGCGAAAGCCAGTTGCCGTACAATTGGATTCTTAAAATTTAACCATGGTTCAAACAAACAAGGCTGATCATCAACACTAGGCATGAAGTAACTCGATCATGGAAATAATAGGTTAAGTTTAAGAAACAACAATAAAAACACTTTATACTAGCACGGTTGTTTTGACATGTTGGTGAATTGCTTAATGAAGATACTATTCTGGCGTAGTTTAGTTATCCTGTTTGTGACTTTAGGAATCATTGGGGCAATTTTACCAGGTATGCCAACAACTGTTTTTCTAATAATTGCTGCATGGGCGGCATCAAAAGGCTGGCCACAAATGGATACGTGGTTACTTAATCATCCGAAATATGGGCCAACGCTACGGAATTGGCGAGAGAATGGAACCGTACCACGCAGAGCAAAGTGGCTTGCCAGTATTATGATGTTGATCAGTGGCGTTTTAATGTTATTTACCAATGCTCCTTTTTGGGTAAAGGTGTTTACCAATACAACCATGTTCATTGTTGCTGTTTGGTTGTGGTTTCGCCCAGAGCCTGAGCGAGGATAAATAAAGCAACGCTTTGTCCGAGTGCAAGACGAGCGGCTATGCCGCAAGTGGCGAGTTAAGAAAAGCAACGCTTTGTCCTGAGATGCGTTTTAAGCTTTGTAATAAGATGAGCATCTGAAAAAATCAATAATCCTTGTCTTATATCAAAACTACAGAAATCTGATTTTATTTATGTTGAAATAAAGCAATTAGATGAAGAATAGAGATTGAAAATGCCTTACTCCCTTGAACAGGCCGATATCTTAATTGATTTAGCAAAACAGACCTTGTACTTACCTAAACTTAATAAATTCTATGTTATTTCTTCGGGTAAGAATGGCATTGGTGAACAAGAAAATACAGGGAAAACACCAAGAGGATGGCATTGTGTTGCCCAAAAGATTGGTACTAATGCACCTAAAAACTCGGTGTTTATTGCTCGTCAAGCTACAGGTGAGATATATGATCAAGATCTTGCGCAACAGTTTCCAGAAAGAGATTGGATTCTTTCTCGGATTTTGTGGCTAGCGGGATTAGAGGTTGGATTTAATCAAGGGGAAGGCTGTGATACGTTCAACCGTTATATCTACATTCATGGTACACCTGAGACTGAACCGATGGGAATTCCGATGTCGCATGGTTGTATCCGTATGAAGAATGATGAGGTGATAGAGCTTTTTGAACTGATTCCAGAACAGGCATTGGTATATATCTCTGAACATAGTCTAGATGAATCGATCTTAGATTCAGAAAGAAGTGTTTAAATAAAATACGAAAACATTGGATTTATCAAAGAATTACTTATTTTTTAATCACTCAGATGGTTTTTTCGGAAAAGTATATGAAAAGCGTTTGACAGTCTGTAAAGATTCTCTATAATGCACCTCACAAACGATGAAGACGTTAAGGGCGCTTAGCTCAGTTGGTAGAGCGTCTGCCTTACAAGCAGAATGTCGGCGGTTCGATCCCGTCAGCGCCCACCAAGCCTTTACGTTAAAACTCAAGTGCAGCGGTAGTTCAGTTGGTTAGAATATCGGCCTGTCACGCCGAGGGTCGCGGGTTCGAGTCCCGTCCGCTGCGCCACTTAAGTTTTAATAATTGTTTGCCATAATTGCAAAATTATCGTGCAGCGGTAGTTCAGTTGGTTAGAATATCGGCCTGTCACGCCGAGGGTCGCGGGTTCGAGCCCCGTCCGCTGCGCCACTTTAAGTTTGCAAGATTGGAAATACCTTGGAATACAAGACTACGTATTTTTTTTGTCTTGCGTCATAAAAGTTGGTTGTCAATCAATTTTTGTTCCTTAGGGCGCTTAGCTCAGTTGGTAGAGCGTCTGCCTTACAAGCAGAATGTCGGCGGTTCGATCCCGTCAGCGCCCACCATAATTTGTGATATTTGCTTCTTTGTGGAAGTAATTTAGTGCAGCGGTAGTTCAGTTGGTTAGAATATCGGCCTGTCACGCCGAGGGTCGCGGGTTCGAGCCCCGTCCGCTGCGCCATTCTCTTGATATCGGTTTAAGAGAATGTTAGTTTAAACAAGTATTTTTATACTTGATCTCTGATACGAGATGCCATTAGAAAAATCGAAGATTTTTCTCTTTCGCTCAGACAAATCCTGAAAGCGATGCTTTAGGTTTGTTGATCCTCGCTCAGGGCGCTTAGCTCAGTTGGTAGAGCGTCTGCCTTACAAGCAGAATGTCGGCGGTTCGATCCCGTCAGCGCCCACCATATCCTCCTAGTTTAAGTTTCAAATCATTGTAATCAATATCAAATTATTTTATTATTAGCCTTAATAATGATTCTAATATTGAAGTAATTTATGAGAAACCCTTATCAACGTAAGGCCGCGTCAAAATCTCAAACAACGACATCGAATCCATCATCTAAAGACGCTTACCGCCAGTTTATTGAAAATATTATTTTGCAACGTCAGGTTATTGCACTCTATCATGATGGTTGGGCATTGTGTTCGACCCCGTCTGGGCAACATGCACTATCAGTTTGGCAAAATAAAAGTTTAGCTAAGTTATTAATTAAAGATAATTGGGCGCAATATAGCGTGCAAGAAGTGCCTTTAATCGATTTCGTTGGCAAAATGATCCCTTTTTTGAGAGAAAATAATACAATTTTATCTTTGGATTTAACTCCTGAAGGGAATAACTTGTTGGTAACACCAGATACCATGTTGTTAGATATTAAGAATTTTCTATATCAAATCTACTTACAGCGTCCTGATATTTTTGCTGAATTAAAGTTACCATTACCTCGTGATATTCGCATACATCAATAAAGTTTTAAGATGTTGTAATCACATTTAGAAATATTGATTGGGTCTAAACCCAATCAATATTCATCAAGTAACCAACCGCTTAGATAGGCAAAATATTCCCTTAACCATGCGTTATATCGTGTTTGTAACGGTGTTGTTGCACCAATCATTACAATGTTGCTATAACCTTGTTTTTTTGCAATTGCGGCAGCACGTAGCGTATGAAAATCACTGGTGACAATTGCGATGGGTTGTTGAAGTGAAATATTGTGAGCTCTTAATAGCGGTTGGCTATTTTTGAGATTTAATTCCGTACTGGTACTTTTATCTTCCAATATTATTTGTGTTGCTGGAACATGATGCTGTTGTTGTAGATAACGTGACATCACAACCGCTTCACTTTCTGTTTCACCAAAATCAACACCGCCTGTGAGCAATAATTTAGCGTTTGGCTGGGTGAGGGCAATTGGGGCAGCATGATCTAAGCGTTTCGCAAGTGTAGCCGATGGTTGACCATTTTCGATACCACTGCCTAATACAAGAATGGCAGCGACCGAAGAGGGGACTTCTACTTGGCTATTATTTTTATTTAGATAGTTAAAGAAATAGCCTAAGCTAATCAACCATACCCAAAAGCACAGCCAGCCAAATCTCCAAACTGAATGTAGGCGAAAATGGTAAAAAAAGAAACGTTCTAGATGATAGTAGAAAATTGAATATAGGCAGAAAAAAAGCCCAAGTAATAAAGGTAATACTGTTCCGATATGAATTTTCTTAAGCGCGATGAGCACTGCGCCATCGATTAATAATATAAAACCGATAACCGCAAAAAAAATGCGAAGCCAAGAACTTATTTGCATACTCTGAATCGATGTCGATTTAAACTTGCTAAGTGTATGGAAAAAAAGTCGAAAGGCAAAT is drawn from Acinetobacter suaedae and contains these coding sequences:
- a CDS encoding YbaN family protein; this translates as MKILFWRSLVILFVTLGIIGAILPGMPTTVFLIIAAWAASKGWPQMDTWLLNHPKYGPTLRNWRENGTVPRRAKWLASIMMLISGVLMLFTNAPFWVKVFTNTTMFIVAVWLWFRPEPERG
- the elsL gene encoding cell wall-recycling L,D-carboxypeptidase ElsL — protein: MPYSLEQADILIDLAKQTLYLPKLNKFYVISSGKNGIGEQENTGKTPRGWHCVAQKIGTNAPKNSVFIARQATGEIYDQDLAQQFPERDWILSRILWLAGLEVGFNQGEGCDTFNRYIYIHGTPETEPMGIPMSHGCIRMKNDEVIELFELIPEQALVYISEHSLDESILDSERSV
- a CDS encoding DUF2750 domain-containing protein gives rise to the protein MRNPYQRKAASKSQTTTSNPSSKDAYRQFIENIILQRQVIALYHDGWALCSTPSGQHALSVWQNKSLAKLLIKDNWAQYSVQEVPLIDFVGKMIPFLRENNTILSLDLTPEGNNLLVTPDTMLLDIKNFLYQIYLQRPDIFAELKLPLPRDIRIHQ
- a CDS encoding YdcF family protein, with translation MQISSWLRIFFAVIGFILLIDGAVLIALKKIHIGTVLPLLLGLFFCLYSIFYYHLERFFFYHFRLHSVWRFGWLCFWVWLISLGYFFNYLNKNNSQVEVPSSVAAILVLGSGIENGQPSATLAKRLDHAAPIALTQPNAKLLLTGGVDFGETESEAVVMSRYLQQQHHVPATQIILEDKSTSTELNLKNSQPLLRAHNISLQQPIAIVTSDFHTLRAAAIAKKQGYSNIVMIGATTPLQTRYNAWLREYFAYLSGWLLDEY